From Coturnix japonica isolate 7356 chromosome 1, Coturnix japonica 2.1, whole genome shotgun sequence, the proteins below share one genomic window:
- the CKAP2 gene encoding cytoskeleton-associated protein 2 isoform X2: protein MAARLPPQLHSSRRSDPTYREQRRQKVEEYLSRKKTFSGMPIHDNEASISRTRKATSNKLQDKTKLSASPKPEMEDKENANELSWDQSSRTSEENIILKSSTVTLASEMDPEVCASVNKGNEIKSERVLLSKSLQVKTIKEKQLTAEKHSSNVSLPRKPVLGTYRGRVIQSKINSFRKAPKSEGEKSSVSDEKLLTSATKPAVKSLSRGSCNVVLKTVKVTNYPNSAKPNCVLPLQSKQSAKPAINSQSSLNKQPSTSAVVPRKLTVQKTIGKRGPQQPRGASMNSDHGTLGVKKCEDLCKDGKPEAPAKRFSVFPSGKVGQDYKANNIKKSLFPRESAEERRVRLAEWRASRGKVMKRPPTSVLLGTQPKNEEQELAYTGGSLNHELNSEKVNKTLTECLQLAEQGCQGNKARAMLEELIGSIPGAKKLAKYWICWMRLEQMGPPEKLVAGYEEAILAGAMPRDELRRMLIDAIRNTENLVKSEDGGAVMETHLSEVVEISKELNSSVEQVHEAFKDLNVDDQKAENDDKKEETGNEMVKKEPDLVFKPEEILPKKNKKHKNRERRKKGKCERKEQSEDKVKDTAQTVNSPEKNNDTGSLMSCNPSTNPCLESVKMHYGGDDSDLKMITPLRYSLRIREKMYKYSDTPRDSHVSSSEQLQELESKATALIHEQNDKLEEASAEVEE from the exons ATGGCGGCGCGGCTCCCCCCGCAGCTCCACAGCAGCCGCAGGTCCGACCCCACGTACCGAG aacagagaagacaaaaagtCGAAGAATATCTATCAAGAAAAAAGACCTTTTCTGGCATGCCCATCCATGACAATGAGGCATCAATCAG cAGAACTAGGAAAGCAACTAGCAATAAACTGCAAGATAAAACAAAGCTGTCAGCATCTCCAAAGCCAGAAATG GAAGATAAGGAGAACGCCAATGAGCTTTCATGGGACCAATCGAGCagaacatcagaagaaaatatcattttaaaatcttctaCGGTCACTCTGGCATCGGAGATGGATCCTGAAGTTTGTGCTTCAGTGAATAAAGGCAATGAAATCAAGTCTGAGCGTGTGTTACTCAGCAAGTCCTTGCAAGTAAAAACGATAAAGGAGAAACAactgacagcagaaaaacacagttcAAATGTCAGCCTACCAAGGAAACCGGTGCTTGGTACGTATCGTGGCAGAGTCATCCAATCCAAGATCAACTCCTTCCGAAAAGCACCAAAGAGTGAGGGGGAGAAGAGTTCTGTGTCAGATGAGAAGCTTCTTACTTCTGCCACCAAACCAGCAGTGAAATCTTTGTCCAGAGGCAGCTGCAATGTAGTTCTGAAGACTGTCAAAGTCACAAATTATCCTAATTCTGCGAAACCTAATTGTGTCCTGCCACTACAGAGCAAACAGTCTGCCAAGCCTGCTATTAACTCTCAGTCCAGCCTCAATAAACAGCCATCGACATCTGCTGTAGTACCAAGAAAATTAACAGTCCAAAAAACGATTGGGAAGAGGGGACCTCAGCAACCAAGGGGTGCTTCTATGAATTCTGACCATGGAACACTAGGAGTCAAGAAATGTGAGGACCTTTGTAAAGATGGAAAACCAGAAGCTCCAGCAAAAcgattttctgtttttcccagtgGCAAAGTAGGACAGGATTATAAAGCTAACAACATCAAGAAATCTCTTTTTCCAAGAGAATCGGCAGAGGAGAGAAG AGTTCGCCTGGCTGAATGGAGGGCGTCTAGAGGAAAAGTGATGAAGAGGCCACCTACATCTGTGCTTTTGGGAACACAGCCTAAGAATGAAGAACAAGAACTTGCTTATACTGGTGGTTCCTTAAATCACGAATTAAATAGTGAAAAAGTCAACAAGACTCTCACAGAATGTCTGCAGTTAGCTGAGCAG GGATGTCAAGGTAACAAAGCACGTGCCATGTTGGAAGAACTGATAGGGAGTATTCCTGGGGCTAAAAAGCTTGCGAAATATTGGATCTGCTGGATGCGTCTTGAACAGATGGGCCCCCCTGAGAAGCTTGTGGCTGGCTATGAGGAGGCTATTTTGGCAGGAGCAATG CCTAGAGATGAACTGCGGCGCATGCTAATAGATGCTATCAGAAACACTGAGAACTTGGTTAAGTCTGAGGATG GGGGAGCTGTGATGGAAACTCATTTAAGTGAGGTAGTGGAAATCAGCAAAGAACTCAATTCATCTGTTGAGCAGGTTCATGAGGCCTTCAAGGATCTTAATGTGGATgatcagaaagcagagaatgaTGACAAGAAGGAAGAGACTGGCAATGAAATGGTCAAAAAAGAACCAGATCTAGTCTTTAAACCAGAAGAGATCTTGccaaagaagaataaaaagcacaaaaatagaGAACgtagaaagaaagggaaatgtgaaagaaaagagcagagtgAAGATAAGGTAAAAGATACAGCTCAAACAGTTAACTCTCCTGAGAAGAATAATGACACAGGTTCTTTAATGAGTTGCAATCCATCTACCAACCCCTGTTTGGAAAG tgtGAAGATGCACTATGGAGGAGATGATTCTGACCTGAAGATGATAACCCCTTTGCGGTACTCTCTACGCATTCGGGAGAAGATGTACAAGTATTCAGATACTCCTAGAGATTCTCATGTCTCTTcatctgagcagctgcaggaattGGAATCGAAAGCAACTGCACTTATCCATGAACAGAATGACAAACTGGAAGAAGCAAGCGCTGAAGTAGAGGAGTAA
- the CKAP2 gene encoding cytoskeleton-associated protein 2 isoform X1 produces the protein MAARLPPQLHSSRRSDPTYREQRRQKVEEYLSRKKTFSGMPIHDNEASISSRTRKATSNKLQDKTKLSASPKPEMEDKENANELSWDQSSRTSEENIILKSSTVTLASEMDPEVCASVNKGNEIKSERVLLSKSLQVKTIKEKQLTAEKHSSNVSLPRKPVLGTYRGRVIQSKINSFRKAPKSEGEKSSVSDEKLLTSATKPAVKSLSRGSCNVVLKTVKVTNYPNSAKPNCVLPLQSKQSAKPAINSQSSLNKQPSTSAVVPRKLTVQKTIGKRGPQQPRGASMNSDHGTLGVKKCEDLCKDGKPEAPAKRFSVFPSGKVGQDYKANNIKKSLFPRESAEERRVRLAEWRASRGKVMKRPPTSVLLGTQPKNEEQELAYTGGSLNHELNSEKVNKTLTECLQLAEQGCQGNKARAMLEELIGSIPGAKKLAKYWICWMRLEQMGPPEKLVAGYEEAILAGAMPRDELRRMLIDAIRNTENLVKSEDGGAVMETHLSEVVEISKELNSSVEQVHEAFKDLNVDDQKAENDDKKEETGNEMVKKEPDLVFKPEEILPKKNKKHKNRERRKKGKCERKEQSEDKVKDTAQTVNSPEKNNDTGSLMSCNPSTNPCLESVKMHYGGDDSDLKMITPLRYSLRIREKMYKYSDTPRDSHVSSSEQLQELESKATALIHEQNDKLEEASAEVEE, from the exons ATGGCGGCGCGGCTCCCCCCGCAGCTCCACAGCAGCCGCAGGTCCGACCCCACGTACCGAG aacagagaagacaaaaagtCGAAGAATATCTATCAAGAAAAAAGACCTTTTCTGGCATGCCCATCCATGACAATGAGGCATCAATCAG tagcAGAACTAGGAAAGCAACTAGCAATAAACTGCAAGATAAAACAAAGCTGTCAGCATCTCCAAAGCCAGAAATG GAAGATAAGGAGAACGCCAATGAGCTTTCATGGGACCAATCGAGCagaacatcagaagaaaatatcattttaaaatcttctaCGGTCACTCTGGCATCGGAGATGGATCCTGAAGTTTGTGCTTCAGTGAATAAAGGCAATGAAATCAAGTCTGAGCGTGTGTTACTCAGCAAGTCCTTGCAAGTAAAAACGATAAAGGAGAAACAactgacagcagaaaaacacagttcAAATGTCAGCCTACCAAGGAAACCGGTGCTTGGTACGTATCGTGGCAGAGTCATCCAATCCAAGATCAACTCCTTCCGAAAAGCACCAAAGAGTGAGGGGGAGAAGAGTTCTGTGTCAGATGAGAAGCTTCTTACTTCTGCCACCAAACCAGCAGTGAAATCTTTGTCCAGAGGCAGCTGCAATGTAGTTCTGAAGACTGTCAAAGTCACAAATTATCCTAATTCTGCGAAACCTAATTGTGTCCTGCCACTACAGAGCAAACAGTCTGCCAAGCCTGCTATTAACTCTCAGTCCAGCCTCAATAAACAGCCATCGACATCTGCTGTAGTACCAAGAAAATTAACAGTCCAAAAAACGATTGGGAAGAGGGGACCTCAGCAACCAAGGGGTGCTTCTATGAATTCTGACCATGGAACACTAGGAGTCAAGAAATGTGAGGACCTTTGTAAAGATGGAAAACCAGAAGCTCCAGCAAAAcgattttctgtttttcccagtgGCAAAGTAGGACAGGATTATAAAGCTAACAACATCAAGAAATCTCTTTTTCCAAGAGAATCGGCAGAGGAGAGAAG AGTTCGCCTGGCTGAATGGAGGGCGTCTAGAGGAAAAGTGATGAAGAGGCCACCTACATCTGTGCTTTTGGGAACACAGCCTAAGAATGAAGAACAAGAACTTGCTTATACTGGTGGTTCCTTAAATCACGAATTAAATAGTGAAAAAGTCAACAAGACTCTCACAGAATGTCTGCAGTTAGCTGAGCAG GGATGTCAAGGTAACAAAGCACGTGCCATGTTGGAAGAACTGATAGGGAGTATTCCTGGGGCTAAAAAGCTTGCGAAATATTGGATCTGCTGGATGCGTCTTGAACAGATGGGCCCCCCTGAGAAGCTTGTGGCTGGCTATGAGGAGGCTATTTTGGCAGGAGCAATG CCTAGAGATGAACTGCGGCGCATGCTAATAGATGCTATCAGAAACACTGAGAACTTGGTTAAGTCTGAGGATG GGGGAGCTGTGATGGAAACTCATTTAAGTGAGGTAGTGGAAATCAGCAAAGAACTCAATTCATCTGTTGAGCAGGTTCATGAGGCCTTCAAGGATCTTAATGTGGATgatcagaaagcagagaatgaTGACAAGAAGGAAGAGACTGGCAATGAAATGGTCAAAAAAGAACCAGATCTAGTCTTTAAACCAGAAGAGATCTTGccaaagaagaataaaaagcacaaaaatagaGAACgtagaaagaaagggaaatgtgaaagaaaagagcagagtgAAGATAAGGTAAAAGATACAGCTCAAACAGTTAACTCTCCTGAGAAGAATAATGACACAGGTTCTTTAATGAGTTGCAATCCATCTACCAACCCCTGTTTGGAAAG tgtGAAGATGCACTATGGAGGAGATGATTCTGACCTGAAGATGATAACCCCTTTGCGGTACTCTCTACGCATTCGGGAGAAGATGTACAAGTATTCAGATACTCCTAGAGATTCTCATGTCTCTTcatctgagcagctgcaggaattGGAATCGAAAGCAACTGCACTTATCCATGAACAGAATGACAAACTGGAAGAAGCAAGCGCTGAAGTAGAGGAGTAA